Genomic DNA from Longimicrobiales bacterium:
GCGAGCACGCTGGTGGCGAGCAGTACCGGCATCAGAAAGCGGAATGACATCATCCAGACCTCGATTGAGTGGGTGTTCGTGCACCCACGGGTGTGCACGCGCTGCGCCCGCAAAAGCCCGCGCAGCGACACAGCCGGGTCACTGTCAGGCTGACCTGCTGTGAAACAGGTGACCCGTTTCGCTACGCTTCCGGGGGTGCCGCCTCACTCAGCAGCCGGTACAGCCGCGAACGACTGATGCCGAGCGCATCAGCCGCGAGCGACTTGTTGCCGTCGAAGCGCATGACCATCGCCTTTGCCGCGGCAACTTCGATTTCGTCCATGCGCGCGGGAAACGGCAGAACGCCCGCCGCGGCACGAGGCGCGTCGGGCAGCACGTCGCTCCGTCCGAGGACCGGCCCGCCGAGCAGCACCGCCCGCTCGATTGCGTTGCGCAGCTCGCGGATATTGCCGGGCCAGTCGTGGCCGACCAGGGCGCGCCGCGCGCCGGCGTTCAGCTCAGGGACCGGCATGTCGTGGTCGTGGGCGAACTCGGCGAGGAAACGCTCGGCGAGCAGCAGGACATCGTTGCCGCGGTCGCGCAGCGGCGGGAGCTGGATGGGCACCACGCTCAGCCGGTAGTAGAGGTCGCTCCGGAACCTGCCTGCGGAAACGGCTGCGGACAGATCCACGTTGGTCGCGGCAACGACCCGGACATCGATGTCGAAGGACCGGACGCTGCCCAGTCTGCGCACCTGCCTGTCCTGCAGCACGCGCAGCAGCTTGGCCTGCGCCTCCAGTGAGATGTCGCCGATCTCGTCGAGGAACAGCGTCCCGCCGTGCGCCGCTTCGAACAGACCCGGCTTCGCGGCCTTGGCGTCGGTGAAGGCCCCGCGCTCGAAACCGAACAGCTCCGCCTCCAGCAGCGTGCCGGGAATCGCAGTGCAGTTGATCTCGACGAAGGGCTGGGATGCGCGGGGTCCGTTGTAGTGGATGGCGCGAGCCAGCAGGTCCTTGCCCGTGCCGGTCTCACCCGTGAGCAGGACCGTAGCATTCCGGTGCGGGATCACGCGAGACGCGCGCTCCAGCGCCGCAAGGAGCTCCTCGCTCTCTCCGGCGATGTTGGTGAAGTCGTACCTGCTGCGCTCCGCACGCGCCAGCTCACCAGCACGCTCGCGTGCGCGTGCGCCTGCGCAGCGCTCACCCAACCAGCCGCGCAGTGCCGCCTGGTCACCCGGCAGCGCGAAGTATTCGGACGCACCTGCTCGCAGTGCCACGGCCGCCGCACGATGCCCGGTGTCCGCGCCGGCCACGGCGACCGGCCGGGCGCCGGCCGCCCGCAGTGCCTGTACCGCCTCCACGCATTCGGTCTCCATCCCCGCAGCAGAAACGATGCACGCAACGACCTGGGGCGGCAGGTCCTCCGCCCCGGCCGCAATGACGCACTCCGCGTCCTCACCTTCGATCAGCTTCTGCCAGACGTCTGCGAAGGACTCACCCAGCTGTACGACCGCGATGATCGGTCGCATCCGCACTCCTGCACGAGGGCCGCCGTGTCGCGGGATCAGCCGGAATGTAGCGAAACGGGACGCCATCGGCACCGGGGCCGCTCGTGCCGGGCCGCGCGTTCCGCGTTGTGCCGCATGGGGTTCACTGCCGGCGCCGGCGAGCACACAGGAGTGAACGGCGATTGCACCTGCAGCCGGTCGACCAACTCACTCGATGCTTCACGGAGGTACACGATGGGAAGTCCCCGAATGCCGCGCATCGCGGCCCTGCTGCTGCCCGTTTTCGCAGTTGCGTGCAGCGAGAACACGACCGCCCCCTCGGACAGCACGCTGGTCCGCATCGGCTTCTCGACGTCCGGAGCGACCGCGCTGTTCGCGGGCGGGAGTCCCACCGCGGCCGGCCTGACGGTCGAGGGAACGAACGGCACGCTCGTGATCGACGACCTGCGCCTGGTGGTCGGGGAGTTCGAGCTGGAGCAGGAAGAGGACGACTGCCTGCCCGGCGGCGCAGCATGCGTCGACTTCGAGTCGCTTCCGTTCCTTGTAAACGTGCCGCTGGACGGCGGCACGGTGCAGGTCGCTTCGGACAACATCCCGGCCGGGGTCTACAGGGAGCTGGAGTTCGAGTCGATGGACTTCGAGTACGACGACGATGCGGATGATGTCGATGGTGACGACGAAGATGACCGGCCCGTCGAAGTACAGGCAGCACTGACGCAGATCCTCGAGCAGCTGCGCGCAGTGTATCCGGATCTGCCGCTCGGCGCATCCATGGTGGCGAGGGGCACGTTCACCCCGACTGGCGGCTCCCCCCAGCCGTTCACCGTCTACTTCGATGCAGAGGTGGAGATCGAGATGGAGCTGAATCCGCCCATCGAGCTGCCCGCATCCGACGGCTCGATGATCGTGGTGAATCTCCGACCCGAGCTCTGGTTCGTGCGCGATGGACAGGTGATCAACCTGGCGGCGTATGACGGCAGACTGATCGAGCTGGAAGTGGAGTTCGAGGACGGCTTCGAGGAGATCGAATTCGACGACGACTAGTCCGCGTCCCAGGCCAGCGCCGGCCGCAGCGTGGAGCACAGCACGCTGCGGCTGGCTTGCGTTCTCATGCCGCCCGCCTCCGCCGCGCCTCCGGCTTCGGCGCCGCCGCCGCCCGCCGCGCCGGTCCCTTGAGCGTGATCAGTGCAACGCCCGCCACGATGACGGCTGCGGCAACCCCCATCCGCAGCGTCAGTGCCTCGCCCGCAAAGAGCCACCCGAGGAAGACCGCGACCACCGGATTCACGTACGCGTACGTCGAGACCTTGGCCGGCGTGCTGACGCGCAGCAGCCAGACGTACGCCGAGTACGCGATGATGCTGCCGAAAACGACGAGGTAGAGCAGCCCGAGGACGGAGCGCATGCTCGCACCGGCCAGGTCCAACTGCCCCCACTCGCCGAAGACGGTGCCGAGCACGACCAGGCCGGTGCCGCCGGCCAGCATCTGCGCCGCCGTGGACATGCGGGGGGCAGGGAAATCGTGGCCACGGGCGAAGATCGAGCCTGCCGCCCAGGCGAAGCCGCCCAGCACGAGGATCCCCGCGCCCAGGCGGTCGATGCGATCACCACCCATGATCCCCTCGGGTCCGATGAGCAGGACCAGGCCGAGCAGGCCCAGCCCGAGACCGGCCACGACGCGGCCGGTTGGCCGCTCACCACCGCGCAGCCATTCCAGCAGCACCATCCAGCAGGGCACGATGGCTACGATCAGTGCGGCGACGCCGGAGGGAATCCGCGTTTCCGCCCATACCACGGCGCCGTTGCCCAGCATCAGCATCAGCAGCCCGGCGATCGCGCATGCCAGCCACTGCCTGCGCGTCGGCATTGGCACGCCTCGCGAGCGGGCCCACGCGAACAGGATCCCGCCCGCCAGGAGGAAGCGTGCGGCCGCCATGAGCAGCGGCGGGAGTGTCTCGATTGCGTAGAGGATCGCGAGGTAGGTGGATCCCCAGATGACGTATACGATTGCAAAAGCCGCGGCAACTTTCCCGCGGCTCGGTGCGGCTGGTGTCATGTATCACCTCGAGAGGCGCCGTGCGCCTTGCTTTCGTTCCGACAGACCGGATAATACCCTCGAGTCAGTCGTTCGGCATTCCGATTCCCGCTTTTTGATTCGGCTCCGGGAGGGCGTGTGAAGCTGAGCTGGGAAACCTTCGATCTGCGCACTGCGCACGCCTTCTCCATCGCTCGTCTGAAGGCGCCGCCGGTCCGCCGCGCCGTCTGGGTCCGCATCACCGATGCGGATGGAACCGAGGGCTGGGGAGAAGCAGCGCCGAATGTCTACTATGGTGAGACGGCTGAGACCGTCGAAGCGGTACTGACCCGCTATGTAGCCGCCGTGGAGGAGGCGTCGGCCGGCGATCCCTTCGCGCTGGAGCGGATCGAGCAGGCCGTGGAGCTGGCCGTGGGCCGTAACCCCGCGGCGCGCGTCGCGGTGTCTGCGGCACTGCACGACCTCGTCGGCAGGCGGCTCGGTGTGCCGGTCTGGAAACTGTGGGGACTCTCCCCCGATACCACGCCCGCCTCGTCGTTCACGCTCGGGCTGACCACTCCGGATGAGCTGCGCCAGTGGGTCCGGGACGCCGCCGGCTACCCGATCCTCAAGCTCAAGGTCGGCTCGCCCGGCGACGAGGAACTGCTGCGCGTCGTTCGGGAGGAGGCACCGGACGCGGTGATCCGGATCGACGCGAACACGGGCTGGACGCTCAAGGCGGCCGTCGCCCGGCTGCCCCTGCTGCACGAGCTCGGTGTCGAGCTGATCGAGCAGCCGTTCAGGGCGGACGACATCGAGTCGTTCCGCGTGCTCCGCGCCGAGTCCCCGATCCCGGTGGTTGCCGACGAGTCGTGCCGCACCGTCGCCGACATCCCGCGGCTGGTCGGCGCCGTGGACGGCGTCAACATCAAGCTCGAGAAGTGCGGTTCGCTGCGCGAAGCAGTGCGCATGGTGCACGTCGCGCGCGCGCATGGCATGCAGGTCATGCTCGGCTGCATGGTCACGAGCACACTCGGCATCGCGGCCGCCGCGCAGGTCGCGCCCCTGGTCGATTACGTCGACCTCGATGGCGCCGCACTCCTGGCCGAGGATCCCTTCGATGGGCCGGGCATGGGGACGGACGGCCGGATGCGCCTGAACGACGCACCCGGCCTGGGAGTGACTCGGCGGAGCTGAAAACGACGTCCAGCTCTGCTGGCGGGCACGAAGCCGCACGCAGCAATGACTGAGGCCTACCGCTGCGGCTCCACCCCCAGCACGCGCCGGTGGAAATCCTCCGGCATCGAGCGGTAATCGAGCGGCCCGTCCGTGCGGTAGTGGCAGTACGTGCACGTCCCCACGTGCGCGGACGTGCCGAGCTCGGGCCGCGGCGGCGGGCGCTGCCGCGCCAGCCGATACGCGGTGGCCGACGTCTGCACGACGTCGTGCACGATGCGGTCGCTCAGCTCCAGGTTGTGCTGCGCACCCGCGGTCT
This window encodes:
- a CDS encoding dipeptide epimerase; translated protein: MKLSWETFDLRTAHAFSIARLKAPPVRRAVWVRITDADGTEGWGEAAPNVYYGETAETVEAVLTRYVAAVEEASAGDPFALERIEQAVELAVGRNPAARVAVSAALHDLVGRRLGVPVWKLWGLSPDTTPASSFTLGLTTPDELRQWVRDAAGYPILKLKVGSPGDEELLRVVREEAPDAVIRIDANTGWTLKAAVARLPLLHELGVELIEQPFRADDIESFRVLRAESPIPVVADESCRTVADIPRLVGAVDGVNIKLEKCGSLREAVRMVHVARAHGMQVMLGCMVTSTLGIAAAAQVAPLVDYVDLDGAALLAEDPFDGPGMGTDGRMRLNDAPGLGVTRRS
- a CDS encoding sigma 54-interacting transcriptional regulator, producing MRPIIAVVQLGESFADVWQKLIEGEDAECVIAAGAEDLPPQVVACIVSAAGMETECVEAVQALRAAGARPVAVAGADTGHRAAAVALRAGASEYFALPGDQAALRGWLGERCAGARARERAGELARAERSRYDFTNIAGESEELLAALERASRVIPHRNATVLLTGETGTGKDLLARAIHYNGPRASQPFVEINCTAIPGTLLEAELFGFERGAFTDAKAAKPGLFEAAHGGTLFLDEIGDISLEAQAKLLRVLQDRQVRRLGSVRSFDIDVRVVAATNVDLSAAVSAGRFRSDLYYRLSVVPIQLPPLRDRGNDVLLLAERFLAEFAHDHDMPVPELNAGARRALVGHDWPGNIRELRNAIERAVLLGGPVLGRSDVLPDAPRAAAGVLPFPARMDEIEVAAAKAMVMRFDGNKSLAADALGISRSRLYRLLSEAAPPEA
- a CDS encoding EamA family transporter translates to MTPAAPSRGKVAAAFAIVYVIWGSTYLAILYAIETLPPLLMAAARFLLAGGILFAWARSRGVPMPTRRQWLACAIAGLLMLMLGNGAVVWAETRIPSGVAALIVAIVPCWMVLLEWLRGGERPTGRVVAGLGLGLLGLVLLIGPEGIMGGDRIDRLGAGILVLGGFAWAAGSIFARGHDFPAPRMSTAAQMLAGGTGLVVLGTVFGEWGQLDLAGASMRSVLGLLYLVVFGSIIAYSAYVWLLRVSTPAKVSTYAYVNPVVAVFLGWLFAGEALTLRMGVAAAVIVAGVALITLKGPARRAAAAPKPEARRRRAA